The genomic DNA CGTATCTGCGCGGAGGTCTACCGACTCGATCTCCCGTTTATCAAGCCCGAGCAGAAAATAGTCTTGAGCGTCAGCCTGGGACTGGCGACCTACCCGGAAGACGCCGAGACGCTGGAAGACCTGGTTCGCAACGCCGACATCGCGCTCTATGCCGCCAAGTCCCAGGGGAAGAACCGAGTCGTCGTCTACGGGAAGTAAGATCGATCGCATTTGCGGCCGGCCGGGTTCTTTTATTCAGTCTCCGAACAGCCCTTCCACAAAATCCTCGGCGGAGAATACATCGATATCCTCGGGTCCTTCGCCGACCCCGACCAGCTTCACCGGGATCCCGAGCTCTTCCGCAATGGCCACGACCACCCCGCCCTTGGCCGTGCCGTCCAGTTTCGTGAGCACCACCCCCGTCACCCCGATCGCCTCGTGAAATTGTTTGGCCTGCGACACGGCGTTCTGTCCCGTCGTCGCATCCAGGACCAGGAGCGTCTCATGGGGACTTCCAGGCAGGGCCTTGTCCATGACCCGCTTCATCTTCTTGAGTTCCTCCATGAGATTGAATTTCGTATGCATCCGGCCGGCGGTGTCGACGATCACCACATCCGTTCCCCGCGCCTTGGCCGCCGTAAGTCCATCGAAGATGACGGCCGACGGGTCCGATCCGCTCTGATGTTTGATCACGGGACAGCCCACCCGCTGTCCCCAAATTTCGAGTTGTTCGATGGCCGCCGCTCGAAACGTGTCCCCGGCGACCAAGACCACGGACCGACCTTCTTGGCTGAATTTCAGGGCCAGTTTTCCTATCGTCGTCGTCTTGCCGACACCGTTCACCCCCACCATCATCACCACGAACGGAGGCGGACTCTTCACCTCCAACCGGCTTTCTTTTGACTTCAAGGACGCCATCAATTCGGCCTTCAAAAACGCATTTAACCGAGACGGATCGGCACGCTCATGGCGATCCAGCCGATTTCGAAGTCCGGCCGACAGGCGTTGAACCGTATGGACCCCCAGATCGGCCGACAACAAAATTCCTTCCAGACGCTCAAGCAGATCGGCATCGATCTCCCTATTGCCGAAGATCAGACTCTCGAGACCTTGGCGCCATCGCTGACGGGTTTTGGACAGGCCCTTTTTAAAACGCCGCAACATGCCGTTTCTTTCTTCTATGGGGATGATGCTCGCTGGGCGGGTTCAAACAGGTGTTGGATCAACGCCCGTTCCTTGCGCCGCATCCGGCGGGCCTCCTCCGGCCTTTCATGATCATAACCCAGCAGGTGTAAAATGCCGTGGATCAT from Nitrospiria bacterium includes the following:
- the ftsY gene encoding signal recognition particle-docking protein FtsY, whose product is MLRRFKKGLSKTRQRWRQGLESLIFGNREIDADLLERLEGILLSADLGVHTVQRLSAGLRNRLDRHERADPSRLNAFLKAELMASLKSKESRLEVKSPPPFVVMMVGVNGVGKTTTIGKLALKFSQEGRSVVLVAGDTFRAAAIEQLEIWGQRVGCPVIKHQSGSDPSAVIFDGLTAAKARGTDVVIVDTAGRMHTKFNLMEELKKMKRVMDKALPGSPHETLLVLDATTGQNAVSQAKQFHEAIGVTGVVLTKLDGTAKGGVVVAIAEELGIPVKLVGVGEGPEDIDVFSAEDFVEGLFGD